A genomic region of Desulfosarcina ovata subsp. ovata contains the following coding sequences:
- the pal gene encoding peptidoglycan-associated lipoprotein Pal, which yields MKRKWIILAMLLIIPAMLFSVSCAKKAVVAEPAVDTSAEDEAARQAELEKQRALEEERLAAERAAKLKAEAMERDLMMAKNRFLDENVYFDFDSAVLSMTAQDVLKEKAMWLRTNSDASVVIEGHCDERGTNAYNLALGERRADSARSFLINLGIPAARLTTISYGEEKPVDPAHNEEAWTKNRRAAFVLE from the coding sequence ATGAAAAGAAAATGGATCATCCTGGCGATGTTGCTCATTATTCCTGCCATGCTATTCAGCGTATCCTGTGCCAAGAAAGCGGTTGTTGCCGAACCGGCCGTTGACACGAGCGCCGAAGACGAGGCGGCCCGCCAGGCCGAGCTGGAAAAACAGCGGGCATTGGAAGAGGAACGTCTGGCTGCCGAACGGGCCGCGAAACTGAAGGCTGAGGCCATGGAGCGTGACTTGATGATGGCCAAAAACCGTTTCCTCGACGAGAATGTCTACTTTGACTTCGACTCGGCGGTACTCAGCATGACCGCACAGGATGTGTTGAAGGAAAAAGCGATGTGGCTGCGTACCAATTCGGATGCCAGTGTGGTGATTGAAGGCCATTGCGATGAGCGGGGTACCAACGCCTACAACCTGGCGCTGGGAGAACGCCGTGCCGATAGTGCCAGATCGTTTCTCATTAATCTGGGTATTCCTGCAGCCCGCCTGACCACCATCAGCTATGGTGAGGAAAAACCCGTTGACCCGGCCCATAACGAAGAGGCGTGGACCAAAAACCGGCGCGCCGCCTTTGTCCTGGAGTAA